In one window of Haloprofundus halophilus DNA:
- a CDS encoding winged helix-turn-helix domain-containing protein, with amino-acid sequence MSHSAGNESVAPESDAGIAPAEAFALLGNDTRIEILQALLDEDGSEEPVSFSELYERVDIDDSAHFNYHLKKLTDHFVRRTDEGYTFRYPGWKVVRAVFAGTFTDRAELEPFDADGDCYDCGGGLQAWYAEERLTIACGDCGTVHVSYPFPPGGLDDRTPEELLQAFHHHVRHHYCLAADGVCPECMGKMETALSRETTYPGLDVQVTHECHRCHNRLHSAVGLNLLDNADVMTFHAERGVDLSTRPFWTLPWCVSDERTDVVSCDPLEIRLDISTGGDSMCIVLDDSLNVLDVDGCARPVGASER; translated from the coding sequence ATGAGCCACTCCGCCGGGAACGAGTCGGTAGCCCCCGAGAGCGACGCCGGTATCGCCCCCGCCGAAGCGTTCGCCCTCCTCGGCAACGACACGCGGATCGAGATTCTCCAGGCGCTCCTGGACGAGGACGGCTCCGAGGAACCCGTCTCCTTCTCGGAGCTGTACGAGCGCGTCGACATCGACGACAGCGCTCACTTCAACTACCACCTCAAGAAGCTCACCGACCACTTCGTCCGCCGGACCGACGAGGGCTACACATTCCGGTACCCCGGCTGGAAAGTCGTTCGCGCCGTCTTCGCGGGGACGTTCACCGACCGCGCCGAACTGGAGCCGTTCGACGCCGACGGCGACTGCTACGACTGCGGCGGCGGGTTGCAAGCGTGGTACGCCGAGGAGCGACTCACCATCGCCTGCGGCGACTGCGGGACGGTCCACGTCAGCTACCCGTTCCCGCCGGGCGGCCTCGACGACCGGACGCCAGAGGAGCTGCTGCAGGCGTTTCACCACCACGTCCGCCACCACTACTGTCTCGCCGCCGACGGCGTCTGCCCCGAGTGCATGGGGAAGATGGAGACCGCGCTCTCGCGGGAGACGACGTACCCGGGACTCGACGTGCAGGTCACTCACGAGTGCCACCGGTGTCACAATCGCCTGCACTCGGCGGTCGGGCTCAACCTGCTGGACAACGCCGACGTGATGACGTTCCACGCCGAGCGAGGCGTCGACCTGAGCACCCGACCGTTCTGGACGCTCCCGTGGTGCGTCAGCGACGAGCGAACCGACGTCGTCTCCTGCGACCCGCTGGAGATCCGACTCGATATCTCCACCGGAGGGGACTCGATGTGTATCGTCCTCGACGACTCGCTGAACGTCCTCGACGTCGACGGCTGTGCCCGCCCCGTCGGCGCGTCGGAGCGATAG
- a CDS encoding formate/nitrite transporter family protein: MSEPDGGEPVGLLGRQTPARDILETQIEEGLHEINRELDGLFLSGLSAGLDIGFGPLLMAVVLTLSAGSYGDLPTELLLASAYSIGFIFVVLGRSELFTEHTTLAVLPVIDGQASFTELGRLWAVILVSNVLGGLVFTAFVVNVIPSIGVARPESFITVAEKLIHHGNWGMFLSAILAGWLMGLLSWLVTAAQSTTSRLLIIWLVTAAIGLLHLPHSIAGNVEVLFGLFLGPEITVADYARFLVLATAGNAVGGSVFVALLKYGHVTRA; this comes from the coding sequence GTGAGTGAACCCGACGGCGGCGAGCCGGTCGGGCTCCTCGGCAGGCAGACGCCGGCGCGCGACATCCTCGAAACGCAGATAGAGGAGGGCCTCCACGAGATAAACCGCGAGCTCGACGGCCTCTTTCTCTCGGGGCTGTCGGCGGGACTCGACATCGGCTTCGGGCCGTTGTTGATGGCCGTCGTGCTCACGCTGTCGGCCGGCAGCTACGGCGACCTGCCGACCGAGCTACTGCTCGCCAGCGCCTACTCCATCGGGTTCATCTTCGTCGTCCTCGGCCGGTCGGAGCTGTTCACCGAACACACGACGCTCGCGGTGCTCCCCGTCATCGACGGACAGGCTTCGTTCACCGAACTCGGGCGACTCTGGGCGGTAATCCTCGTGAGCAACGTGCTCGGCGGGCTGGTGTTCACCGCCTTCGTCGTCAACGTCATCCCCAGCATCGGCGTCGCCCGCCCCGAGTCGTTCATCACCGTCGCGGAGAAACTCATCCACCACGGTAACTGGGGGATGTTTCTGTCGGCTATTCTCGCCGGATGGCTGATGGGGCTGCTCTCGTGGCTCGTCACCGCCGCCCAGAGTACGACGAGCCGTCTGCTCATCATCTGGCTCGTCACGGCGGCCATCGGCCTTCTCCACCTCCCCCACTCCATCGCGGGCAACGTCGAGGTGCTGTTCGGGCTGTTTCTCGGCCCCGAGATAACGGTCGCGGACTACGCGCGATTCCTCGTTCTCGCCACGGCCGGTAACGCCGTCGGCGGCTCCGTGTTCGTCGCGCTGCTCAAGTACGGTCACGTCACCCGAGCGTAA
- a CDS encoding amidohydrolase — protein MTDAADLLLVNAEVHSLAGADGATDGDADEVYEALAVRDGRIVRLGTTYDVEFLAGAETEVVDLDGRVVLPGFVDAHVHLSMTGRYLVHANLSGASGPAEAVDRLRERADEVGSDGWIQGYGYDESTWDESRYLTREDLDAVSDSRPVVAFREDMHVASLNSVALDRCRDGMPDDDIHTEDGDPTGVVVEEAVDPVFEAVEPGPEEMRELLTAAQRRANELGVTGVHDMVRHSYAPQVYRELDLADELSLRVRINYWADHLDAVTEAGLRTNHGSEMVRTGAIKSYTDGSFGGRTAKLSEPYSDDASATGQWVVGPDELSDIVARADDAGFQVTAHAIGDEAVDAVLDAYSETENPGEMRHRVEHVELASDEAIERFGEMGVVASVQPNFLKWAGEDGLYDARLGDRRTETNRYPALLNAGAPLAFGSDCMPLDPLLGVHWAVNAPAESQRVGVTEALRAYTLGAAYAGFDENRLGTVEVGKRADLTVLDESPWDAPDRIREIDVAMTVVDGDVAFDGRR, from the coding sequence ATGACCGACGCAGCAGACCTCCTCCTCGTGAACGCGGAGGTCCACAGCCTCGCCGGCGCCGACGGAGCCACCGACGGTGACGCCGACGAGGTGTACGAAGCGCTCGCCGTCCGAGACGGCCGAATCGTCCGACTCGGAACCACCTACGACGTGGAGTTCCTCGCCGGAGCCGAGACCGAGGTCGTCGACCTCGACGGCCGGGTCGTCCTCCCCGGATTCGTCGACGCGCACGTCCACCTCTCGATGACCGGGCGCTACCTCGTCCACGCGAACCTCTCGGGGGCGTCGGGGCCGGCGGAAGCCGTCGACCGCCTCCGCGAACGGGCCGACGAGGTCGGCTCCGACGGCTGGATTCAGGGCTACGGCTACGACGAGAGCACCTGGGACGAGTCGCGCTACCTCACCCGCGAGGACCTCGACGCCGTCTCCGACTCCCGGCCGGTGGTCGCCTTCCGCGAGGACATGCACGTCGCGTCGCTGAACTCCGTCGCTCTGGACCGCTGCCGCGACGGGATGCCCGACGACGACATCCACACCGAAGACGGCGACCCCACGGGCGTCGTCGTCGAGGAGGCCGTCGACCCGGTGTTCGAGGCCGTCGAACCCGGGCCCGAGGAGATGCGCGAACTGTTGACCGCGGCTCAGCGCCGCGCGAACGAACTCGGTGTCACGGGCGTCCACGACATGGTTCGCCACTCGTACGCGCCGCAGGTGTATCGGGAACTGGACCTCGCCGACGAGCTCTCGCTCCGGGTGCGAATCAACTACTGGGCCGACCACCTCGACGCCGTCACGGAGGCGGGTCTGCGGACGAACCACGGCAGCGAGATGGTGCGGACCGGCGCGATAAAGAGCTACACCGACGGGAGCTTCGGCGGCCGGACCGCCAAACTCTCCGAACCCTACAGCGACGACGCGTCGGCGACCGGCCAGTGGGTCGTCGGGCCCGACGAACTGAGCGACATCGTCGCCCGCGCCGACGACGCTGGATTTCAGGTCACGGCGCACGCCATCGGCGACGAGGCCGTCGACGCCGTGTTAGACGCGTACTCTGAGACGGAGAACCCGGGCGAGATGCGCCACCGCGTCGAACACGTCGAACTCGCCTCCGACGAGGCCATCGAGCGGTTCGGCGAGATGGGCGTCGTCGCCTCCGTCCAGCCGAACTTCCTCAAGTGGGCCGGCGAGGACGGGCTGTACGACGCCCGACTCGGCGACAGACGAACGGAGACGAACCGCTACCCGGCGCTGCTCAACGCGGGCGCGCCGCTGGCGTTCGGCTCCGACTGCATGCCGCTGGACCCGCTTTTGGGCGTTCACTGGGCGGTCAACGCCCCCGCCGAGAGTCAGCGCGTGGGAGTCACCGAGGCCCTTCGGGCGTACACGCTCGGCGCGGCCTATGCGGGATTCGACGAGAACCGATTAGGGACCGTCGAGGTCGGCAAGCGCGCCGACTTGACCGTCCTCGACGAGTCGCCGTGGGACGCCCCCGACCGGATTCGAGAGATCGACGTGGCGATGACCGTCGTCGACGGCGACGTGGCGTTCGACGGGCGTCGATAG
- the hmgA gene encoding hydroxymethylglutaryl-CoA reductase (NADPH) — MTDAEALADRVRDGDLRFHELEDHADADTASAARRLLVEAQSGASLDAVGDYGFPAEQADPNIENMVGAAQIPMGVAGPVTVDGGALSGERYLPLATTEGALLASVNRGLSVVDGAGGARARVTKSGMTRAPVFSVADIVEAEALVSWVRDNEPALREAAEETTNHGELLDVTPYVVGNSVFLRFRYDTKDAMGMNMATIATQAACDVVEEETTASLVALSGNLCTDKKPAAINAVEGRGRSVTADVTIPRETVEERLHTTPEAIAEINTRKNLVGSAKAGSLGFNAHVANVVAAMFLATGQDAAQVVEGSNAITTAETTPDGDLYVSVSLASLEVGTVGGGTKLPTQSEGLDILGVRGGGDPAGANADALAEAIAVGSLAGELSLLAALGSRHLSSAHEELGR, encoded by the coding sequence ATGACCGACGCCGAAGCCCTCGCCGACCGCGTCCGCGACGGCGACCTCAGATTCCACGAACTCGAAGACCACGCCGACGCCGACACGGCGTCGGCGGCGCGTCGACTCCTCGTCGAAGCACAGTCGGGTGCGTCGCTCGACGCCGTCGGCGACTACGGATTCCCGGCCGAGCAGGCCGACCCGAACATCGAGAACATGGTCGGTGCGGCCCAGATTCCGATGGGCGTCGCCGGTCCCGTCACCGTCGACGGCGGCGCGCTCTCGGGCGAGCGCTACCTCCCGCTGGCGACGACCGAAGGGGCACTTCTCGCATCGGTCAACCGCGGACTCTCCGTCGTCGACGGCGCAGGCGGTGCACGAGCGCGCGTCACCAAATCCGGGATGACCCGCGCACCGGTGTTCAGCGTCGCCGACATCGTAGAGGCCGAGGCACTCGTCTCGTGGGTCCGCGACAACGAACCGGCGCTGAGGGAAGCCGCCGAGGAAACGACGAACCACGGCGAACTGCTCGACGTGACGCCGTACGTCGTCGGCAACTCCGTCTTCCTGCGCTTCCGCTACGACACCAAGGACGCGATGGGGATGAACATGGCCACCATCGCCACGCAGGCGGCCTGCGACGTGGTCGAGGAGGAGACGACGGCGTCGCTCGTCGCGCTCTCGGGCAACCTCTGCACCGACAAGAAACCGGCGGCGATAAACGCCGTCGAAGGCCGCGGACGAAGCGTCACGGCGGACGTGACAATACCCAGAGAGACCGTCGAAGAGCGACTCCACACCACGCCCGAAGCCATCGCCGAAATCAACACGCGAAAGAATCTCGTCGGCAGCGCCAAGGCGGGCAGTCTCGGCTTCAACGCCCACGTCGCCAACGTCGTCGCCGCGATGTTCCTCGCCACCGGGCAGGACGCCGCGCAGGTCGTCGAAGGGTCGAACGCCATCACGACGGCGGAGACGACGCCCGACGGAGACCTCTACGTCTCCGTCTCCTTGGCGAGTCTGGAAGTCGGCACCGTCGGCGGCGGCACCAAGTTACCGACGCAATCTGAAGGGCTGGACATCCTCGGCGTCCGCGGCGGCGGCGACCCGGCGGGCGCGAACGCCGACGCTCTCGCCGAGGCCATCGCCGTCGGGTCGCTCGCGGGCGAACTCTCGTTGCTCGCGGCGCTCGGGTCGCGGCATCTGTCGAGCGCGCACGAGGAACTGGGCCGGTAA
- a CDS encoding DUF5817 domain-containing protein, producing the protein MYAVVGCNGCSNIWILENPREQASAQCSRCGKRHQTKKLRKMYTAEDHDAARQVRSAILAEKQGASEAFSTLDSVSEMETQLDDAHISDREYLERSGLNADEVAAAGDESSPSASSKSRRELVEDAVAEQNRPTEEEVVSYAADRGVPGEKARDILEKLARRGEVSESGGRYRSL; encoded by the coding sequence ATGTACGCCGTCGTCGGCTGCAACGGCTGTTCGAACATCTGGATTCTCGAAAACCCGCGCGAGCAGGCATCGGCGCAGTGTTCTCGCTGCGGCAAGCGCCACCAGACGAAGAAACTGCGGAAGATGTACACCGCCGAGGACCACGACGCCGCCCGGCAGGTTCGCTCGGCGATACTCGCGGAGAAACAGGGCGCGTCGGAGGCGTTCTCGACTCTCGACTCGGTGTCGGAGATGGAGACGCAACTCGACGACGCCCACATCTCCGACCGCGAGTATCTCGAACGGTCGGGCCTCAATGCCGACGAAGTCGCCGCCGCGGGCGACGAGTCGTCGCCGTCCGCCTCGTCGAAATCGCGGCGCGAACTCGTCGAAGACGCGGTAGCAGAGCAGAATCGACCCACCGAGGAGGAGGTCGTCAGTTACGCCGCAGACCGTGGTGTGCCCGGAGAAAAAGCACGAGACATCTTGGAGAAACTCGCCCGTCGCGGCGAGGTGTCGGAGAGCGGCGGGCGGTATCGGTCGCTCTGA
- a CDS encoding YihY/virulence factor BrkB family protein, which produces MGLTSTLRTVVRVARDRDIAFLAAGFAYYALQSLIPLAILVFVLATSVGEGQVVMQLLDRVSAYVSESGRQVLEQALTSSAGRRGASLASLGFLLWGALKMFRGLSKAFGEVYGSFHSIGFFGRLLDGLLVLGVVLVAIALMVGAGVVVTFVDLSIPYPTFVTTLSLFVLLVLVLLPIYYILPPVPVTFRHVIPGTVVAAGGWILLQLAFLYYAQNASQYQAYGILGAVLLFVTWLYLGGVLVLLGAVVNVVIERPTPYAELRAPR; this is translated from the coding sequence GTGGGACTGACCAGTACGCTGCGAACCGTCGTCCGCGTCGCGCGGGACCGAGATATCGCGTTTCTCGCTGCCGGATTCGCTTACTACGCGCTACAGTCGCTCATCCCGCTTGCGATTCTCGTGTTCGTACTCGCGACGTCCGTCGGCGAGGGACAGGTCGTGATGCAGTTGCTCGACCGGGTGAGCGCGTACGTCTCCGAGAGCGGGCGACAGGTGCTCGAACAGGCGTTGACCAGTTCCGCGGGCCGCAGAGGGGCGAGTCTCGCCAGTCTCGGATTTTTGCTCTGGGGCGCGCTGAAGATGTTTCGCGGACTCTCGAAGGCGTTCGGGGAGGTGTACGGCAGTTTTCACTCCATCGGCTTCTTCGGACGGTTGCTCGACGGGTTGCTCGTTCTCGGTGTCGTCCTCGTCGCCATCGCCCTCATGGTCGGTGCGGGCGTCGTCGTCACGTTCGTCGACCTCTCGATTCCCTACCCGACGTTCGTGACGACGCTGTCGCTGTTCGTGTTGCTCGTCCTCGTCCTTCTTCCCATCTACTACATCCTTCCGCCGGTTCCGGTCACGTTCAGACACGTCATCCCCGGCACCGTCGTCGCCGCCGGCGGGTGGATTCTCCTCCAACTGGCGTTTCTGTACTACGCGCAGAACGCCTCGCAGTACCAGGCCTACGGTATCCTCGGCGCGGTGCTGTTGTTCGTGACGTGGCTCTATCTCGGCGGCGTCCTCGTTCTCCTCGGCGCGGTGGTCAACGTCGTCATCGAACGGCCGACGCCGTACGCGGAACTCCGTGCGCCGCGCTAG
- a CDS encoding cupin domain-containing protein translates to MERLSLSDVETTEAVPDVHLAQLAAGEEMSVQHFHIAAGASVPEHDHPHEQTGYITQGTLTFVVDGEEIRVTEGDSYVIPGGEPHGAENRGDEPVRGVDIFSPPRTNPDWQE, encoded by the coding sequence ATGGAACGACTGTCGCTGTCCGACGTAGAGACGACCGAAGCCGTACCCGACGTTCACCTCGCGCAACTCGCCGCGGGTGAGGAGATGAGCGTCCAGCACTTCCACATCGCCGCCGGAGCGTCGGTCCCCGAACACGACCACCCCCACGAGCAGACGGGCTACATCACGCAGGGGACGCTGACGTTCGTCGTCGACGGGGAGGAGATCCGCGTCACCGAGGGCGACTCCTACGTCATCCCCGGCGGCGAACCGCACGGCGCCGAGAACCGCGGTGACGAACCCGTCCGCGGCGTCGACATCTTCAGTCCGCCTCGAACGAACCCCGACTGGCAGGAGTGA
- a CDS encoding thiamine pyrophosphate-dependent dehydrogenase E1 component subunit alpha: MYSEMVTARYYEERLQEEYLEGKQPAFDISAGPIPGELHLAAGHEASAAGVCAHLRDDDTVTAPHRPHHVAIAKGVDLDRMTAEIFGRRTGLCKGKGGHMHLFDPDVNFACSGIIAEGCPPAVGAALAAKKRGTDSVAVAFLGEGAIDQGGFLESLNLAAVQELPVVFVVEDNDWAISMPKGRVTDVENGAQRADGFDMPGVRVDYNDAVAVYEAAADAVGRARAGNGPTLLEVQVHRHMGHFMGDAEGYRPKDEVDRLKRLDPIDRLADDLRAEGVDDETLDDLRTEAERRVDDAIEFAKEQPEPDPEEAYEDVFSNPPASGPTAATDGGAAADEPTADETGGER, from the coding sequence CTGTACTCCGAGATGGTGACCGCGCGGTACTACGAGGAGCGCCTGCAGGAGGAGTATCTGGAGGGCAAACAGCCGGCGTTCGACATCTCGGCGGGACCGATTCCGGGCGAACTCCACCTCGCGGCGGGCCACGAGGCGTCGGCGGCCGGCGTCTGCGCGCACCTCCGCGACGACGACACCGTCACGGCTCCGCACCGACCGCACCACGTCGCGATCGCCAAAGGCGTCGACCTCGACCGGATGACCGCCGAGATATTCGGTCGACGGACCGGTCTCTGCAAGGGGAAGGGCGGACACATGCACCTGTTCGACCCGGACGTGAACTTCGCGTGCAGCGGCATCATCGCCGAGGGCTGTCCGCCCGCGGTCGGCGCGGCGTTGGCGGCGAAGAAACGCGGCACCGACAGCGTCGCCGTCGCGTTCCTCGGCGAGGGCGCGATAGACCAGGGCGGCTTCCTCGAATCGCTCAACCTCGCGGCGGTTCAGGAACTGCCCGTGGTGTTCGTCGTCGAGGACAACGACTGGGCCATCAGCATGCCGAAAGGACGCGTCACCGACGTGGAGAACGGCGCACAGCGCGCCGACGGCTTCGACATGCCCGGCGTCCGCGTCGACTACAACGACGCCGTCGCCGTCTACGAGGCCGCCGCGGACGCGGTCGGACGCGCCCGCGCCGGTAACGGGCCGACGCTCCTCGAAGTACAGGTCCACCGCCACATGGGGCACTTCATGGGCGACGCGGAGGGCTACCGACCGAAAGACGAGGTCGACCGCCTGAAGCGACTCGACCCCATCGACAGACTGGCCGACGACCTCCGCGCCGAGGGCGTCGACGACGAGACGCTCGACGACCTGCGAACGGAGGCCGAACGACGCGTCGACGACGCCATCGAGTTCGCGAAGGAACAGCCCGAACCGGACCCCGAGGAGGCGTACGAGGACGTGTTCTCGAACCCGCCGGCTTCGGGACCCACCGCCGCGACCGACGGGGGAGCGGCGGCGGATGAGCCTACCGCGGACGAGACGGGAGGTGAGCGCTGA
- a CDS encoding alpha-ketoacid dehydrogenase subunit beta has translation MATEERESGAQQAGTADATDAGDRELTMSRAMVEAVATEMREDNEVFVMGEDVADYGGIFDSTEGLLDEFGRERVMDVPISETAFLGAAVGAAQAGMRPIAELMFVDFFGVAMDQIYNQMAKNTYMSGGAVDVPMVLMSAVGGTYNDAAQHSQTLYGTFAHLPGMKVVVPSTAYDAKGLMHSAIRDDDPVVYLFHKRLMGLGWMPSPPGPKTAVPEEAYEIPFGEADIKREGDDATVVTLGLHVHRALDAAETLADDGIEAEVIDLRTLVPFDTETVLESVRKTGRLVVVDEDYRSFGLTGEVVARVADEALSELDAVERVAMPDVPVPYARPLEQEVNPDAGDIAAAVRRTQE, from the coding sequence ATGGCGACCGAAGAGCGAGAGAGCGGCGCACAGCAGGCGGGAACGGCGGACGCGACCGACGCCGGCGACCGCGAACTGACGATGAGCCGGGCGATGGTCGAGGCCGTCGCGACGGAGATGCGCGAGGACAACGAGGTGTTCGTGATGGGCGAGGACGTCGCCGACTACGGCGGCATCTTCGACAGCACGGAGGGGTTACTCGACGAGTTCGGCCGCGAGCGGGTGATGGACGTACCCATCAGCGAGACGGCGTTCCTCGGCGCGGCCGTCGGCGCCGCGCAGGCCGGGATGCGCCCGATTGCGGAACTGATGTTCGTCGACTTCTTCGGCGTCGCGATGGACCAGATCTACAACCAGATGGCGAAGAACACGTACATGAGCGGCGGCGCGGTCGACGTGCCGATGGTGCTCATGTCCGCCGTCGGCGGCACGTACAACGACGCCGCCCAGCACTCCCAGACGCTGTACGGCACGTTCGCGCACCTGCCGGGGATGAAGGTCGTCGTGCCGAGCACGGCGTACGACGCGAAGGGGTTGATGCACAGTGCCATCCGCGACGACGACCCGGTCGTCTACCTGTTCCACAAACGGCTGATGGGACTCGGGTGGATGCCGTCGCCGCCGGGACCGAAGACCGCGGTCCCCGAGGAGGCGTACGAGATACCCTTCGGCGAGGCCGACATCAAACGCGAGGGCGACGATGCGACGGTCGTCACGCTCGGGCTGCACGTCCACCGGGCGCTCGACGCGGCGGAGACGCTGGCCGACGACGGCATCGAGGCCGAAGTAATCGACCTGCGAACGCTCGTCCCGTTCGACACCGAGACGGTGCTGGAGTCGGTCCGGAAGACGGGGCGACTCGTCGTCGTCGACGAGGACTACCGGTCGTTCGGCCTCACCGGCGAGGTCGTCGCCCGCGTCGCCGACGAGGCGCTGTCGGAGCTCGACGCCGTCGAACGGGTCGCGATGCCCGACGTCCCCGTCCCGTACGCGCGACCGCTGGAACAGGAGGTCAACCCCGACGCCGGCGACATCGCCGCGGCGGTTCGACGCACGCAAGAATGA
- a CDS encoding lipoyl domain-containing protein — protein sequence MSGDAVAIDSEDVWPDDSDDIDEAVVANWFVREGGRVSEGDTVCEIQIEKVSIDVPAPASGELAEQSVPENGEFRRGDVLGRIRPN from the coding sequence ATGAGCGGAGACGCCGTCGCCATCGACTCCGAGGACGTGTGGCCCGACGACTCCGACGATATCGACGAGGCGGTCGTCGCCAACTGGTTCGTCAGAGAGGGCGGACGAGTCTCCGAGGGCGACACCGTCTGCGAGATTCAGATAGAGAAGGTGAGCATCGACGTGCCCGCGCCCGCGTCGGGCGAACTCGCCGAGCAGTCGGTTCCCGAGAACGGCGAGTTCCGCCGCGGAGACGTGCTCGGTCGGATTCGACCGAACTGA
- the icd gene encoding isocitrate dehydrogenase (NADP(+)), with the protein MSYDKVEVPEEGQKITVADEETGELDVPENPIIPIIHGDGIGTDVGPAAQKVLAAAAEATGRSISWMRVYAGESAREKYDENLPDDTVDAIKEFNVAIKGPLTTPVGSGFRSLNVALRKKLDLYANVRPTYHLDGVPSPVKHPEKMDMVTFRENTEDVYAGIEWEAGTDDVQKVKEFIEDEMGYDSTIHDGPVGIGVKPITEFGSKRLVREAIDYAIENDRPSVTLVHKGNIMKFTEAAFRDWGYEVAEEEYDQTITEDELWEEYDGERPEDKVVVKDRIADNMLQQLLTRTDQYDVIATMNLNGDYMSDAAGAQIGGLGIAPGANFGTARCLAEPVHGSAPKYAGQDKVNPTAMILSGRLMLEYMGWKDAGQLVRDAVEETISSGDVTYDLHRQIEGGNKLATSEFADAVVENIEKLS; encoded by the coding sequence ATGAGCTACGACAAAGTCGAGGTCCCCGAGGAGGGCCAGAAGATTACGGTCGCCGACGAGGAAACCGGCGAACTCGACGTTCCGGAGAACCCAATCATCCCCATCATCCACGGGGACGGAATCGGGACGGACGTCGGTCCCGCCGCGCAGAAGGTGCTCGCCGCCGCCGCCGAGGCGACGGGCCGCTCCATCTCGTGGATGCGCGTCTACGCCGGCGAGTCCGCCCGCGAGAAGTACGACGAGAACCTCCCCGACGACACCGTCGACGCCATCAAGGAGTTCAACGTCGCCATCAAGGGCCCGCTGACGACGCCCGTCGGGTCGGGCTTCCGCTCGCTCAACGTCGCACTGCGCAAGAAACTCGACCTCTACGCGAACGTCCGCCCGACCTACCACCTCGACGGCGTTCCGTCGCCGGTCAAACACCCCGAGAAGATGGATATGGTCACGTTCCGGGAGAACACCGAGGACGTGTACGCCGGTATCGAGTGGGAAGCCGGCACCGACGACGTCCAGAAAGTCAAGGAGTTCATCGAAGACGAGATGGGCTACGACTCGACCATCCACGACGGTCCGGTCGGCATCGGCGTCAAGCCCATCACGGAGTTCGGCTCCAAGCGTCTCGTCCGCGAGGCCATCGACTACGCCATCGAGAACGACCGCCCGTCGGTGACGCTCGTCCACAAGGGTAACATCATGAAGTTTACCGAGGCGGCGTTCCGCGACTGGGGCTACGAGGTCGCAGAGGAGGAGTACGACCAGACCATCACCGAGGACGAACTCTGGGAGGAGTACGACGGTGAGCGTCCCGAGGACAAGGTCGTCGTCAAGGACCGCATCGCCGACAACATGCTCCAGCAGCTCCTCACGCGGACGGACCAGTACGACGTCATCGCCACGATGAACCTGAACGGCGACTACATGTCCGACGCCGCCGGCGCGCAGATCGGCGGCCTCGGCATCGCGCCGGGCGCGAACTTCGGCACCGCCCGCTGCCTCGCCGAACCGGTCCACGGCAGCGCGCCGAAGTACGCCGGTCAGGACAAGGTCAACCCGACGGCGATGATTCTCTCCGGCCGCCTGATGCTCGAGTACATGGGCTGGAAGGACGCCGGCCAACTCGTCCGCGACGCCGTCGAGGAGACCATCTCCTCGGGCGACGTGACGTACGACCTCCACCGCCAGATCGAGGGCGGTAACAAACTCGCCACGAGCGAGTTCGCCGACGCCGTCGTCGAGAATATAGAGAAACTCTCGTAG